The sequence below is a genomic window from Pleurocapsa sp. PCC 7327.
CTCCATTCCTTGGCTCCAGTCATGAGTAATGCCCCGACGATGGAGATGCCGGAGATTGCATTCGATCCTGACATGAGAGGCGTATGTAGCGTTGGCGGAACTTTGTTAATTACTTCAAAACCAACAAATGATGCCAACACGAATACAACGATACCTGTAAGTAATTCTGAACTCATAGACCCTTTCATTCCTTTGTCTGTCAATGATTTTGTTGTCCCTGAAGGGGCTAAACAGGGATCGACAAAGCCTCGCGAACTCGCGAATTGCGAATTTCTCCTGCATGGGTCACACAGGCGCTATCGATAATGTCATCCGCAAAATCGAGTTTTAACTCGCCATCTTTGACGAGATACTGCACCAAGGTCAGTACGTTCTTGGCATACATCTGACTGGCATCAATGGGTACTGAGGCGGGCAAATTAATCGGACCGATGATGGTAACGCCGTATTGCGTGACATCTTTGCCCGGTTCGGTGTAGGCACAGTTCCCACCTTGTTCGGCAGCAATATCAACAATGACAGAACCCGGTTTCATCTGAGCAACCATCGATTCGGTAACGATTAGAGGCGCTCGCTTGCCAGGAACCTGTGCTGTGGTGATGACGACATCAGCTCGTTTGACGTGTTCGGTCAGGACTTCGCGAACTCGTTCTTGGCTGGCAGTCGAAACTTCTTTGGCATAGCCACCGTCTGCCACCGCGTCTTCTTCTAAAGTAATGTCGATGAATTTAGCGCCGACGCTTTGGACTTCTTCTTTGACTGCCGGACGGATATCAAAGGCTTCTACCACGGCTCCCAAACGGCGGGCAGTCGCGATCACCTGCAACCCGGCTACCCCTGCGCCGATAACTAATACTTTGGCAGGGGGAATGGTTCCTGCGGCAGTGGTCATCATGGGGAAGATTCTGGGCAAATAGGCAGCAGCTAGCAAGGTAGCTTTGTAGCCAGCAATATTAGCTTGAGATGACAGCGCGTCCATGCTTTGAGCGCGACTGGTGCGGGGAATTAGCTCTAGGCTAAACGCGGTAATCTGGCGATCGGCTAATTTTTTGATGCCAGCAGGATCGCTTAGCGGATCGAGCATTCCGAGCAAAACTGCCCCTGGTTTGAGCCAATTAATTTCTGGCTGTCCGTCTCGTTCGCTGGGAGGGGAAACTTTGAGCAGGAGATCGGCTTCTCCCCAAAGTTGGGCGGGATCGGCAATCAGTTTAGCGCCAGCCGCTTCATAAGCATCATCCGAGAAGTGCGCTCCCGCACCCGCTCCAGTCTGAACCAAGACTTCAAAACCTCCTTTGACTAATCGGGCGACGGTATCTGGTACTAACGCCACCCGAAATTCTCCAATTTCAATTTCTTTAGCAATAGCTATCTTCATGGTTTTTCCTTTTTTTGACAGATCGATTCATCTCCCTTCTTTTGAAGAATAGAAGGTAGAGAATTTTGGGTTATTAAGCTACTCCTCTCACCATGTAAACTAAACCGATAAGCTATAGTTATCTCGCTTTCTGAAACTAGAGTTTCACGATTAATGGTGGCTGAAAGTTCATAAGCAACTTTTTTATAAAGGATTAATTTTTCTGGAATTGAGTTATGAAGATCGATAAAAAGCCACCCCTAACGACAGAAGTGGCTTAGTAAAAAAAATAAAAATTTATTTAAAACTGGATTAGCTTAGCGCTTGAGTTTCGCTTTCATCAATTTCTTTTTTGACGGCTTGACTGACAATTTGCTTAACTATTTTGATGAGTTCGCGCCAAGAAGCATCGTTGCGAGGAATTTCGCCTTGATACATCCAAAGCCAATCTAACAGCTCTTGTAGGGCTTCTCTAGCTTCTTGGATTTCCTGGCGTTCGGGCGGCAGAAGCGGCGTGGAAAATCTAGCGGGGTCTTTCCGAACCACTTCTAGCGCTTCGCGAACAGTGGCTGTAATTAACTGTTGCATTTCTTTTTGACCCCGTTGTTTTTGCCAAGCTAAACCTTCTTCGCTCGAAGCGTAGAGAGAGGGCAAACGATTGAGAGCGTAGGTTGCTACCTCGACTTGATTGACTAACTCTTTGATTTCAGCCGAACAAGGCTCTAGTTGTTTTTTGATTTCTTGGGCAACTAGCAACTCCATCGCGTTTTTGTTAGACTGCGAAACGACGCGCTCGGACTGAGAAGCCAGATAATCTAAGATTGAATCCATTGCTCGAATGATTTTTTTTATGTCACATTAGCGTTAGTATGCCCAAAGCGAGGAAAAAAATTGCGATCGCCAGCGATTTCTCTTCCCAGCCAAGCTTTTAGCCACCCTAAAAAATTTGTCAGATAAAAATCATGCTAGATTTTACATCGGTTTTGAATTTTTCCCACCATCATTGCATTGCCATCTGCGCTTTTCTCGTTCCAGCCAATCTGCTGATAACCTTACAAACTTTAGCGATGGTTTTACTGACTCGCCCTCAATCTCATATTCGTTGGTCGGTAGCGATCGCGGCTTGTCTAGCTTTAATCCTAGTCCTGCACGTGGGAACTTGGTTTGCGATCGAGGTTGTCACCCCCGTCACCTTTATTTTGCTGGGATTGGCAAGTACTTGTTTGGCTTTAAACCTTTGGACGGCAAACTATCCATCTACTTTCCAACGCTTGTTGAGAATAGCTCCGAGCATTCCCAACCGCGATCGCCAATCGTGGCTTTCTTATTAACGTAAATTGTTTTGGTTACGAAGGCACTGCCAAACATTGCTGGTAAATTACTTTAGCAGCTCGATGCAAGAGCGAATGCCGAGCGACTAATCCTTGGAGATCGTCGGCGTATCCCCCGCCAATGACACAAGCAACAGGACAGCCAGCTGCCAAACAGGTAGTCAAAACCTGCATTTCGCGGCGATAAATTCCCAGATCCGTTAGGGCTAATTTTCCCAGGCGATCGCTCGCATGAGTATCTACGCCAGCATCGTACAACACCAAATCGGGTTGGACTTGAGAGAGTACATCGGAGAGATATTTAGCCAGGATGTGTAAATAGCCGTCATCATCTAAACCAACGGGTAGCGGCACGTCGAGATCGCTTTTTTGCTTGTTATTGGGGAAATTCGCTTCGCAATGCATCGAGAAAGTAAAAACGCTGGGATCGTCTTGAAAGATACAAGCCGTTCCATCGCCTTGATGAACGTCTAAATCGACAATGAGGACTTTTTTGACCAGTCCGAGTTGTTGCAAGACGCGAGTTGCGATCGCTAAATCGTTAAAAATACAAAACCCCGAACCATAACCCGGAAAAGCATGGTGAGTTCCCCCTGCCGTATTGCAAGCCAATCCATATTGCAAAGCCAGTTGAGCCGTCAGAATCGTTCCGCCGACCGCAACACAAGTCCGATTGGCTAAAGCGGGACTCCAAGGCAAGCCAATGCGGCGCTGTGCCTTCGGATCGAGCGTTCCCTCGCAATAGGCTCGCACGTATTCTGGTAGATGTACTAATTCAATTAACTCCCGCGACGGGACTTCTGGACGGTAAACGCAGTCGAGTTGAGCGATGCCGTCGGCGAGTAGCAATTCGTAAAGGAGTTTGAATTTAGACATCGGAAAGCGATGTCCCTCTGGCAATGGCGCAATGTAGTCTGGATGGTAGACGATCGGTAAACTCATTCTTACAGCAATTATCAACTAAATAATATTAAATCCGTTTCATTGACCATAATTGACCATAATATGGAGTGCGGTGCGTTCGCGTAGCGTGTGCGTAAGCGCATACGTCTTGCTCGCTTTTCATGCCTGCTCGAACGCGAGCTAGAAGCTCGCACTACTGGTTATTGTGTTTGTTCGTTCAGATTTGATATAAATTGTAGGGTGGGCTAGTATTAGCCCACCCTACACGTAAGGTTTTCAAGTATCTCTACTAACTACTAACCAGGATTAGCCTTTGAAAACCATCGCAGGGTCGATTCGCGTTACCTTGCGAATGGCGAGAAACGCAGAACCGATGCACATGGCGACAATAATACCAAACACGCCAACTGCCGCTCCCGGAGTAATCAAAATGATAATTCCCTGTTCGGCGACGGCTGCGCTCAAGCCTAGGCAGATCAGCATTCCTGGAATATAGCCCAAAACTGCCATCCAGATCGATTGCTCTACGATAACCCCATAAAGCAGCTTATCCGACGCGCCGATTGCTTTGAGGGTACCAAATTCCTTAATGTGTTCGGACACGGAAGAATAAAGAATTTGGCTCACAACGACCATGCCGACGATTACCCCAACTGCCGCTCCGATACCCAAAATCACGCCAACGCCCGTGCGAACTTTCCAGTAATCTCTCGTTTTTTGCGACATTTCTGCCTTAGTATAGGCAGTCGTTCCGGGGATGGTCTCTTGCAGGCGCTTTTTGAGCGCTTCCATGTTTTGACCCGGTTTAGCTTTTATCAAAATATAGGTAACGGGATCGGTTAAGCTCAAGGCTTTGAGTGGAGGCATCTGCGACTGCTTGGTTTCGGCATCAGAAGCCTTCTCATAAATTGTCGTACAATCGAACTTTCCATTTTCGTTTGCCTGACAGTTGACCCTAGAGGTATACCCAGCACTCATGTAGGTATTAACATTCTTAAGAGATGTAAAGACAAACGGAGACGCTACTAAAGATTGAGTATTTTCGGTAACTGCGTCTACGCGAGCGGGCAAGCTTCCGATTTTCCCCATCTGACCGATAGAGTTGATGTGTAGTTCCTCTATGCGACTTCCTTCTACCATGATAGTGTAGGGGTTAGATACCGCTTTTAGGCTTCCTTGCGTAATATCTCCCGGTTGAAAGAGTCTTCCGTTTGGGTCGAAACCAATGATGCGCACGGAACTACTTTCGGTACTGTTGGCTGGATACCATCTCGACGTAGTAAGAGTAATAGGTTCTGCCCGTTCGACTCCTTCTACTTGTTTTGCCTCTTCTAGTTGTGCGTAGGTCAATGGTTCTGTATACTCGAATTGAACCATCCGATCGGAAGTTAGCCAGATGTCTGCTTTCGAGCGATCGATGAGGAGGGCTGTAGAGCGAGAAAAACCGTTGAGAATGCCAGTTTGGATTGTCACTAGGCTAACGGCAAACATGATACCTGCCTGGGCAACTAAGAAACGAGGCAAGTCTTCGAGTAGGTTCTTACGAGCAATGGATACCATAGCAGATTAGAGGACTATGTTTTTGTGCGCCTGCTGAAAGATTCAGCGGATTGGGGTTGGGTTTCGGAACTTGACGAAGTTTACGTAATATTTATTATTTCCGAATCCATTAAGTTATGTAACAGCGAGTGGGACAGTAATTAGAGTGTCAACTGGGAAACTGAATTCCGAAAATTTTCCAGTAAAACGCTATAAATCCTCAAAATCGGAAGATTATGCGCGACGGAGAACGGTTAAATCATCCCATTCTCGAACAGAGTTTTGCGATTATCGACCAAGAGATTGGCAATCATAGCTTAAATTCTTGGGAATACGCGATCGCCCGTCGGGTTATTCACACCACCGCTGATTTTGAATTTGCCGAGTTATTAAGATTCAGTCCCGATGCGATCGAATCCGGTATGGCTTGCCTGCGCCGTAAAGTGCCCATCATTACCGATGTCGGCATGGTTAAGCAGGGTATAACAACCATGGTAGCAAAAACTTTTAACAATTTTTTGATGGCTGCTGTCGAGCAAGTTTTAGTAGCCGATGCAGGCAGAACTCGCACGGAGATAGGAATTCTAAGATGCTTTGAGCAATACCCCCAGGGAATTTATGTCATTGGTAATGCACCTACTGCCTTACTAGCATTATGCGATCGCATTTCTGAGTCAAACCTTAAACCAGGATTAATTATTGGTGCGCCCGTGGGATTTGTTTCCGTGGTAGAGTCGAAACAAGCTTTGGCACGGCTAAGCGTCCCCCAAATTCGAGTAGAAGGACGCAAGGGAGGATCGCCCGTCGCTGCTGCAATTTTAAATGCATTATTAGTGCTAGCGTGGGAGAATTTATAATTATTAAAAATATAAATAATGATAGAAGTTGTTGGAATTGGATTAGATGGAGCGGCAGGACTGTCAGAGAACGTTAGAGCTATTGTAGAAAATGCAACTTTATTGGTTGGAAGCGATCGCCATTTAAGTTATTTCCCCAAACATCCAGCTAAAAAATTAATTTTAAGCAATTTTCTTGAAGTCATTAAAGAAATCAAACAGCATGTAGACGAACGAGTTATTATTTTAGTCAGTGGCGATCCTTTGTTTTTTGGATTGGGGCGTTTGCTGTTAGAAAAATTTCCATCAGAACAATTAAGATTTCATCCCCACCTTACGTCAGTACAATTAGCATTTAATCGAATTAAAGTTCCTTGGCAAGATGCAAAAGTTGTTAGCGTTCACGGACGGTCTTTAGAAAAGTTAACCCCTCTACTACAACAAGGTTTTGAAAAAATTGCTATTTTGACAGATGAAAAGAATAATCCAAGCGCGATCGCTCGTTTTTATTTAGGGTTGGATTTGCCGACGCGATATGATTTTTGGATTTGTGAAAATTTAGAAGATTCTCAAGAAAAAGTTTCTCAGTTTTCAGCAATAGAATTAGCCGATTTACTAGCGGATAATTTTGCCGATCTCAATATCGTTATTCTACTGCGTCAATCTGAGGAGAAAGAACGACCATTAAATGTTGAAAATCTACCTTTATTAGGATTGCCAGATAGCATATTTTTAAGTTTTCAAGATCGACCTGGTTTAATGACCAAGAGAGAAATTCGCCTCTGTCTTTTGGGCGAATTAGGATTACAAGATGGACAAATTATTTGGGATATTGGTGCTGGGACGGGTTCGGTTTCGATTGAAATAGCTCGTCTGTGTCCTTCCTCGCAAATATATGCGATCGAAAAAACAGCGATGGGAATTAATTTGATTAAAAAAAATTGCCTACGCTTGCAAGTTTCTAACGTTATTCCAATTCATGGAAATGCACCAGAGATACTAACTGATTTACCAGAAACCAACCGGATTTTTATTGGAGGTAGCGGTGGGAATTTACTTGATATTTTAGAAACGTGTCAAAGAAAAATAGCTTCTGATGGGATTCTAGTATTAGCCTTAGCGACTTTAGAACATTTAAATAGTAGTTTGGTTTGGTTGCGCGATCGCGATTGGAGTTATCGTTTATTACAAGTACAAATATCCCGTTCCGTTCCCATCGGAAATATGACCCGTTTTTCTCCATTAAATCCCGTTACTATTATTACGGCTAGGTTAAACTAGCAAACTTATCTGTGGCATCTAATAAAGCACTGCGAATTCCTGGTTCTGTCATAGAATGTCCGGCATCGGGAACGATGATAAATTCTGCTTCTTGCCATGCTTTATGCAGTTCCCAAGCTGTTATCATCGGACAAACTACATCATAGCGTCCTTGTACGATGACTGCTGGGATATGACGAATGCGATCGATATTTTCTAACAGTTGATTTTCGCTTTTAAAAAAGCCACCATTGACAAAATAATGGCATTCAATTCTGGCAAATGCATCAGCAAATTGATTTTCTCCAAACTTTTGAATCAGATCCTCAGATTGAAAAAGTTTACTTGTACTTGCTTCCCAAATCGACCAAGCACGCGCAGCTTGCAATCTGATTTCTTTATCTTCGCTAGTTAACCGTTTATAGTACGCCGAGATGAGATCTCCTCTTTCTTCAGGAGGAATGGGTTTCAGATATTCTTCCCAAGCATCGGGAAAAATATTACTAGCGCCTTCTTGATAAAACCAAAGCAATTCTTTTTTTCGCAGTAGAAAAATCCCTCGTAATATTAATCCCTGACAACGTTGAGGATGAGTTTGACTATAGGCAAGAGACAGCGTACTCCCCCAACTCCCTCCAAAAACTACCCATTTTTCAATTCCTAAATGTTCCCGTAGTTTGTCGATATCGCCGACTAAATCCCAAGTTGTATTTTCCTGCAACTCAGCATGAGGCGTACTTTTCCCGCAACCCCGTTGATCGAAAAGAACAATTCGCCATTGTTGGGGATCGAAATATTGCCGATAGATAGGATCGATGCCACCACCTGGTCCGCCATGAAGAAAAATAACGGGTTTTCCTTGAGGATTGCCTACTTCTTCAAAATAGATTGTATGTAAATCGGAAACTTTTAATTTGCCTTCATTGTAAGGCTCAATTGGTGGATAGAGTTCTCGCATCTTTTCTACTCGTATCTGTTACTTATAATTAACCTTATCTAACCGGTCTACTTTAAGGTTGAAAAATATTATTGTCTTCGAGCGCAGCAATAATTTATGTTTGATTCCACTCCCCCCAAATTGCCAGAGTAATTCCAGGATCGTAAATATTAACAAACATAGTTTGTCCGTCGGGAGCAAAACAAATTCCGGCAAATTCGCTATTATTAAAAGCATTGCGAGCGAAGTGATAGTATTCTCCTTCGGGAGTAATTCCTACTAAGAATTGTTCGCCCAATCCATCTTCACAAACCATCAAATGACCGAAAGGAGTTAGGATTAAATTATCGGGATAATCCAAGACTTCCATTCCTGGCGATTCGACAAATAATTCTACCGTTTCAGAAGCAAGATTGTAGCGAAAAATTTGTCCTGTCCCTGCCTTTCCTCCGTTGGTACAAGTCCAATAAATTTCGCCATTTCCAAAACAAATTCCTTCCCCTCTCCTAAAAATAGCTGCTCCTTTCGATTGTGCTTCATAGCGGAGCGTATCTTTTTCGGGGTCTACTTCTTCAATTTTGACCCACTCTACTTTTTTAGGGTTGCCCATCGGAAAATCGAGGCTGGTATTTACCGCAGGCATATCTTTGATAACTAAAGCTTCTAAAATTCCCCCCGCTTTTAAGTTACCATTTTGCTTAGGACGAAAGCGATAAATACAGCTATCTTCTCGATCTTCGGTTTGATAAATATAGCCTGTTTTGGGAGCGACTGCGATCGCTTCGTGTCGAAAACGTCCCATTGCGACAAGGGGAAGAGGAGGGGAAATTTTTCCATCAGCAAAAACCTCAAAATTATAGCCGTGCTTGATAGATTCTGTTGTCAAATGGCTGAGATCGGAAGATTGTGGTGCTAAATCGTCTTCTTCACAACTAATCCACGACCCCCAAGGCGTTGAACCCCCAGAACAGTTACGATTCGTACCAGCAAGAGACACAAATTCTTCAATGGTTTGGCGATCTTTATCCACAATTAGAGTCGTCGTTCCCCCACTCGAGCGCCGATCGTAGTATTTATTAGTATTTGCTGCCATAACTGCGGGAGTTTGTCCCGGACTGAGTTCGTGATTGCGGACTAAAATTGTTGCTCCATTTTTGCCAGGAAAAGCTGCCATGCCATCATGACTGGTTGGCACGGGATTATTATCGCTCATCAGCTTTCCCGTTTGCGAAAGAATGCGATATTGAAATCTTTTTGGAAGATCTAAAATTCCATTGGGATCGGGAATCAGTTCGCCAAATCCTTTCGCCAATAGAGATTGACCTGTAGTTGCCCTCACATAATAATTCCTCAGCAGAGAAGCTAAGGCAAAAGTAGCAGCACCTGCACCCGCTAAAGTCAAAAAATTTCGTCGAGATAAAGCCACAGTTTTTTCGGAGATTCTTCGAGGTCGAAAACTAAACTCTATTAATATGCCTAATTTTTCGAGCAATTGACTAGATATTGCCGATAAGCCTACGCGATCGCTGTCTTACAAGGGCAACAGAAGTGTAACAATGGTAAAGGTTATCTTGGTCACTTCTGGTTATTTTAATCGTGAAAAAGCTGGATTTGCGCCGCAAATTAGCTCGCAAGCAACGAAAAAGACTGCTCAAAGTAGTCGCGATCGTTATCTTAGGCGCGATGCTAGCTAGTTTGTTATTCAATATTGCCGTGCGATTGCCTTCCAATGCCTCGAAACCTGTAGATGCCGTGTTGGTATTGGGAGGTAGTATCCAACGAGAAATTCATGCAGCATGGTTGACAAAAGACTATCCAGATATTCCCTTCTTAATTTCACATGGTTCTGACGATCCCTGTATCTTATTCATTTTTCAACGAGCGGGCGCTAGATTGGAGCAAGTCTGGTTAGAAAGATGTGCCGATTCAACTTTTGGCAATTTCTTTTTCAGCGCGCCAATTCTACGTCGCTGGAATGCTCACAAAGTTAAATTAGTCACTTCTGGCAGTCATATAGAACGGGCGGAATGGATGGCAAAAATTTTACTAGGCGCTCAAGGAATGGCAGTCGAAATCGATCCTGTCCAAGAAAAAGGAATTCCGGGCAATCGAGAATCCAGACTGAAGACCACACTAGATGTAACTCGCAGCATAGTTTGGTCATTTTTTAGCCAATTGATTCAGCCCCCCTGCTTTGATGTCAAAGAGTTGGCGAATGTCGATTTACAAGCGTGGAAAGAAAAAGGATATGCCTGCGAGCGTCTAGTAAATTAGTTTTCTGCCTCCGCTGGAAACGCTGCGGGTTGGACGGCAAGGGTTTTCCTATCGCCATCGCGATTGACTTCGACTTTTAGTGTCGTTCCAATTTGGCTCTTTTCGACTTGTTCTTGTACGTCAGTAGCCGTGGCTACCTTTTGACCGCTGACTCTCTCAATGATATCTCCCGCTCGAAAACCTGACTCTGCTGCGGGCGAGTTCGGGATGACGCGGATGACTAATACGCCTCGATCCGTAGAGATGTTTAAGTTGAGTTCTTTGTCTCGATTGAGTTCTTCTCGCAATTCGGGAGACAGTGTAACCATGTGAATTCCCAAATACGGATGATCCACTTTTCCTTTTGTAAACAGTTGTTCGGCAATTCGCTGGGCGGTTTCGATGGGAATGGCAAAACCCAACCCTTGAGCGTCGGCACGAATCGCAGTATTGACACCGATGACTTCGCCTGCGGCGTTGAGAAGGGGACCGCCAGAGTTACCGGGGTTGATCGCGGCATCGGTTTGGATAAATCTGACTCGTTTGTCGGGAACGCCGACATCGCTGCTAGAGCGACCCAAAGCGCTAATAATTCCTACCGTGACGGTATTATCTAAACCTAAAGGATTGCCAATTGCGATCGCCCATTCTCCCGGTTGCAAGTTTTCTGCATTGCCAAGCGTCACGGTCGGTAAGTCGCTGGCGTTAATTTTCACCACCGCTACATCCGTTACCTTATCTATTCCTACTACCTGACCGTCATACACCTGACCGTCTTTGAGCGTTACCTTAACGCGAGCTGCGCCTTCGACTACATGTGCGTTAGTAAGCAAGCGTCCGTCGGCGCTAAGAATAAATCCCGATCCCGTTCCTCTCTCTATATATTCTCTGGGAATTGGCAAGTCTTGACCGAAAAATCGTCGAAAAAAGGGTTGCTCGAACGAGTCCGGAATTTGTTGGCTCACCTGACGAGCTGCATCGATCCGCACGACGGCGGGTCCTACTTTTTGTACTGCCCTGGCAATAAAGTTTAAATTTTCTTGGGATGCCGAACCCGATGGAATCGGCAAGGTTTTACTAAAAGCGGTGGGAACTATCTGGGGCGTTTCTTGCATCTGTTTAGATTGTTGGGAAAGTAAGTAATAACCTCCTCCTACTCCTGCGCCCGCGCCGATTGCTAGCAAACTCAAATATACGCCTAGCCGTTTCATAGATAAACTCATTGCCCCAGCAATAACCGAATCGTCCCTATTAAAAATTATGGCAGAGTTACACTTAACAGTGTTCGGTTATTAGCGACCAATGACCAGTTCTTATGCAAAAACTTTTAGTCACAGGGGCTAGCGGTTTTTTGGGCTGGAATCTTTGTCAGCAAGCCCGACAAAAATGGGACGTTTGGGGGACTTATTTTACCCATGCGGTTGAAATTCCCGGCGTTACGCT
It includes:
- a CDS encoding NAD(P) transhydrogenase subunit alpha, producing MSSELLTGIVVFVLASFVGFEVINKVPPTLHTPLMSGSNAISGISIVGALLMTGAKEWSLVTILGFIAVILATINVVGGFWVTDRMLQMFKKKEAKA
- a CDS encoding Re/Si-specific NAD(P)(+) transhydrogenase subunit alpha: MKIAIAKEIEIGEFRVALVPDTVARLVKGGFEVLVQTGAGAGAHFSDDAYEAAGAKLIADPAQLWGEADLLLKVSPPSERDGQPEINWLKPGAVLLGMLDPLSDPAGIKKLADRQITAFSLELIPRTSRAQSMDALSSQANIAGYKATLLAAAYLPRIFPMMTTAAGTIPPAKVLVIGAGVAGLQVIATARRLGAVVEAFDIRPAVKEEVQSVGAKFIDITLEEDAVADGGYAKEVSTASQERVREVLTEHVKRADVVITTAQVPGKRAPLIVTESMVAQMKPGSVIVDIAAEQGGNCAYTEPGKDVTQYGVTIIGPINLPASVPIDASQMYAKNVLTLVQYLVKDGELKLDFADDIIDSACVTHAGEIRNSRVREALSIPV
- a CDS encoding late competence development ComFB family protein — protein: MDSILDYLASQSERVVSQSNKNAMELLVAQEIKKQLEPCSAEIKELVNQVEVATYALNRLPSLYASSEEGLAWQKQRGQKEMQQLITATVREALEVVRKDPARFSTPLLPPERQEIQEAREALQELLDWLWMYQGEIPRNDASWRELIKIVKQIVSQAVKKEIDESETQALS
- a CDS encoding histone deacetylase; amino-acid sequence: MSLPIVYHPDYIAPLPEGHRFPMSKFKLLYELLLADGIAQLDCVYRPEVPSRELIELVHLPEYVRAYCEGTLDPKAQRRIGLPWSPALANRTCVAVGGTILTAQLALQYGLACNTAGGTHHAFPGYGSGFCIFNDLAIATRVLQQLGLVKKVLIVDLDVHQGDGTACIFQDDPSVFTFSMHCEANFPNNKQKSDLDVPLPVGLDDDGYLHILAKYLSDVLSQVQPDLVLYDAGVDTHASDRLGKLALTDLGIYRREMQVLTTCLAAGCPVACVIGGGYADDLQGLVARHSLLHRAAKVIYQQCLAVPS
- a CDS encoding FtsX-like permease family protein, with protein sequence MVSIARKNLLEDLPRFLVAQAGIMFAVSLVTIQTGILNGFSRSTALLIDRSKADIWLTSDRMVQFEYTEPLTYAQLEEAKQVEGVERAEPITLTTSRWYPANSTESSSVRIIGFDPNGRLFQPGDITQGSLKAVSNPYTIMVEGSRIEELHINSIGQMGKIGSLPARVDAVTENTQSLVASPFVFTSLKNVNTYMSAGYTSRVNCQANENGKFDCTTIYEKASDAETKQSQMPPLKALSLTDPVTYILIKAKPGQNMEALKKRLQETIPGTTAYTKAEMSQKTRDYWKVRTGVGVILGIGAAVGVIVGMVVVSQILYSSVSEHIKEFGTLKAIGASDKLLYGVIVEQSIWMAVLGYIPGMLICLGLSAAVAEQGIIILITPGAAVGVFGIIVAMCIGSAFLAIRKVTRIDPAMVFKG
- a CDS encoding cobalt-precorrin-8X methylmutase; the protein is MRDGERLNHPILEQSFAIIDQEIGNHSLNSWEYAIARRVIHTTADFEFAELLRFSPDAIESGMACLRRKVPIITDVGMVKQGITTMVAKTFNNFLMAAVEQVLVADAGRTRTEIGILRCFEQYPQGIYVIGNAPTALLALCDRISESNLKPGLIIGAPVGFVSVVESKQALARLSVPQIRVEGRKGGSPVAAAILNALLVLAWENL
- a CDS encoding bifunctional cobalt-precorrin-7 (C(5))-methyltransferase/cobalt-precorrin-6B (C(15))-methyltransferase, translated to MIEVVGIGLDGAAGLSENVRAIVENATLLVGSDRHLSYFPKHPAKKLILSNFLEVIKEIKQHVDERVIILVSGDPLFFGLGRLLLEKFPSEQLRFHPHLTSVQLAFNRIKVPWQDAKVVSVHGRSLEKLTPLLQQGFEKIAILTDEKNNPSAIARFYLGLDLPTRYDFWICENLEDSQEKVSQFSAIELADLLADNFADLNIVILLRQSEEKERPLNVENLPLLGLPDSIFLSFQDRPGLMTKREIRLCLLGELGLQDGQIIWDIGAGTGSVSIEIARLCPSSQIYAIEKTAMGINLIKKNCLRLQVSNVIPIHGNAPEILTDLPETNRIFIGGSGGNLLDILETCQRKIASDGILVLALATLEHLNSSLVWLRDRDWSYRLLQVQISRSVPIGNMTRFSPLNPVTIITARLN
- the pip gene encoding prolyl aminopeptidase yields the protein MRELYPPIEPYNEGKLKVSDLHTIYFEEVGNPQGKPVIFLHGGPGGGIDPIYRQYFDPQQWRIVLFDQRGCGKSTPHAELQENTTWDLVGDIDKLREHLGIEKWVVFGGSWGSTLSLAYSQTHPQRCQGLILRGIFLLRKKELLWFYQEGASNIFPDAWEEYLKPIPPEERGDLISAYYKRLTSEDKEIRLQAARAWSIWEASTSKLFQSEDLIQKFGENQFADAFARIECHYFVNGGFFKSENQLLENIDRIRHIPAVIVQGRYDVVCPMITAWELHKAWQEAEFIIVPDAGHSMTEPGIRSALLDATDKFASLT
- a CDS encoding alkaline phosphatase PhoX; its protein translation is MALSRRNFLTLAGAGAATFALASLLRNYYVRATTGQSLLAKGFGELIPDPNGILDLPKRFQYRILSQTGKLMSDNNPVPTSHDGMAAFPGKNGATILVRNHELSPGQTPAVMAANTNKYYDRRSSGGTTTLIVDKDRQTIEEFVSLAGTNRNCSGGSTPWGSWISCEEDDLAPQSSDLSHLTTESIKHGYNFEVFADGKISPPLPLVAMGRFRHEAIAVAPKTGYIYQTEDREDSCIYRFRPKQNGNLKAGGILEALVIKDMPAVNTSLDFPMGNPKKVEWVKIEEVDPEKDTLRYEAQSKGAAIFRRGEGICFGNGEIYWTCTNGGKAGTGQIFRYNLASETVELFVESPGMEVLDYPDNLILTPFGHLMVCEDGLGEQFLVGITPEGEYYHFARNAFNNSEFAGICFAPDGQTMFVNIYDPGITLAIWGEWNQT
- a CDS encoding YdcF family protein, whose amino-acid sequence is MKKLDLRRKLARKQRKRLLKVVAIVILGAMLASLLFNIAVRLPSNASKPVDAVLVLGGSIQREIHAAWLTKDYPDIPFLISHGSDDPCILFIFQRAGARLEQVWLERCADSTFGNFFFSAPILRRWNAHKVKLVTSGSHIERAEWMAKILLGAQGMAVEIDPVQEKGIPGNRESRLKTTLDVTRSIVWSFFSQLIQPPCFDVKELANVDLQAWKEKGYACERLVN
- a CDS encoding HhoA/HhoB/HtrA family serine endopeptidase yields the protein MKRLGVYLSLLAIGAGAGVGGGYYLLSQQSKQMQETPQIVPTAFSKTLPIPSGSASQENLNFIARAVQKVGPAVVRIDAARQVSQQIPDSFEQPFFRRFFGQDLPIPREYIERGTGSGFILSADGRLLTNAHVVEGAARVKVTLKDGQVYDGQVVGIDKVTDVAVVKINASDLPTVTLGNAENLQPGEWAIAIGNPLGLDNTVTVGIISALGRSSSDVGVPDKRVRFIQTDAAINPGNSGGPLLNAAGEVIGVNTAIRADAQGLGFAIPIETAQRIAEQLFTKGKVDHPYLGIHMVTLSPELREELNRDKELNLNISTDRGVLVIRVIPNSPAAESGFRAGDIIERVSGQKVATATDVQEQVEKSQIGTTLKVEVNRDGDRKTLAVQPAAFPAEAEN